One genomic window of Nicotiana sylvestris chromosome 10, ASM39365v2, whole genome shotgun sequence includes the following:
- the LOC104227796 gene encoding small ribosomal subunit protein RACK1: protein MSQESLVLRGTMRAHTDWVTAIATPVDNSDMIVTSSRDKSIIVWSLTKDGPQYGVPRRRLTGHGHFVQDVVLSSDGMFALSGSWDGELRLWDLQAGTTARRFVGHTKDVLSVAFSADNRQIVSASRDKSIRLWNTLGECKYIIQDGDSHSDWVSCVRFSPNNLQPTIVSGSWDRTVKIWNLTNCKLRATLAGHTGYVNTTAVSPDGSLCASGGKDGVILLWDLAEGKKLYSLESGSIIHSLCFSPNRYWLCAATESSIKIWDLESKTIVDDLKVDLKQESEMSAEGTASGKNKVIYCTSLGWSADGSTLFSGYTDGLIRVWGIGRY, encoded by the exons ATGTCGCAAGAATCACTAGTACTCCGTGGCACAATGAGGGCCCACACTGACTGGGTCACAGCCATCGCCACCCCAGTTGACAACTCCGATATGATCGTCACATCCTCACGTGACAAATCCATCATCGTTTGGTCACTCACGAAAGACGGCCCACAATACGGCGTCCCCCGCCGCCGCCTCACAGGCCATGGACACTTCGTTCAAGACGTCGTCCTTTCATCCGACGGCATGTTCGCTCTTTCCGGATCTTGGGACGGTGAGCTCCGTTTGTGGGATCTTCAAGCTGGAACAACCGCCCGTCGTTTCGTCGGACACACTAAGGATGTTTTGTCCGTAGCATTTTCTGCTGATAACCGTCAGATCGTGTCAGCATCCCGTGATAAGAGCATCAGGCTTTGGAACACTTTGGGTGAGTGTAAGTACATTATTCAGGACGGAGATTCGCATTCTGATTGGGTCTCATGTGTTCGTTTCAGCCCGAATAATCTTCAGCCAACTATCGTATCCGGGTCGTGGGACAGGACTGTAAAAATATGGAACCTTACCAACTGTAAGCTCCGTGCTACGCTTGCTGGACACACTGGGTATGTGAATACCACGGCGGTGTCTCCTGATGGTTCTTTGTGTGCTAGTGGAGGAAAGGATGGAGTGATTTTGTTGTGGGATTTGGCTGAAGGGAAGAAATTGTACTCCCTTGAGTCGGGTTCTATTATTCACTCGCTTTGTTTTAGCCCAAATAGGTACTGGTTGTGTGCTGCCACTGAGTCGAGTATTAAGATTTGGGATTTGGAGAGCAAGACTATCGTGGATGATTTGAAAGTTGATCTGAAGCAAGAGAGTGAAATGTCTGCTGAGGGAACTGCTTCTGGCAAAAACAAG GTCATATACTGCACTAGTTTGGGCTGGAGTGCTGATGGAAGCACACTTTTCAGTGGATACACAGATGGCTTGATTAGAGTGTGGGGTATTGGCCGTTATTAG